A genomic stretch from Triplophysa dalaica isolate WHDGS20190420 chromosome 4, ASM1584641v1, whole genome shotgun sequence includes:
- the LOC130419068 gene encoding very long-chain specific acyl-CoA dehydrogenase, mitochondrial-like, producing the protein MIVSKLNPALCGRALRFSVAVTGVQRHVGKPALRNDRYYASQAAEAVLDKAQVGSSTAVKAKVEKDIKAVESKSFAVNMFKGQITTEQVFPYPSVMNEEQTQFLRELVPPVSKFFNEVNDPMKNDALEKVEDHTMEGLKELGAFGLQVPIELGGLGLTNTQYARLVEVVGMHDLGVGITLGAHQSIGFKGILLFGNPQQKEKYLPKLASGETIAAFCLTEPASGSDAASIKTTAVLSECGTYYTLNGSKIWISNGGISEIFTVFAKTPVKDEKTGEMKDKITAFIVERSFGGVTHGPPEKKMGIKASNTAEVYYENVRVPVENVLGEVGGGFKVAMNILNNGRFGMAAALSGTMRGAIAKAVDHAANRTQFGNKIHTYGAIQEKIARMAILHYVTESMAYMVSGNMDSGATEFQIEAAISKIFASEAAWNVTDECIQVMGGMGFMKDAGVERIMRDLRIFRIFEGTNDILRLFVALNGFQNAGNHLKNLQKALKNPLGNVGLLTGEITKRAKRRAGLGTGLSLSGSVHPELAHSGDLAVKALEHFGGTVEELLLKHGKKIIDEQFVLKRVADSAIDLYTMVVVLSRASRSLSQGLPSAQLEKIMCETWCVEAHDRIMQNVKDLKSSSSRKLFNNLRDVSTSLVENGGVVSPHPLGF; encoded by the exons GCAGTACTGGATAAAGCACAGGTGGGAAGCAGTACTGCAGTGAAGGCCAAAGTTGAGAAAGACATCAAAGCTGTG GAGTCCAAATCTTTCGCTGTCAACATGTTTAAGGGCCAGATAACCACTGAACAGGTCTTCCCCTACCCTTCAG TGATGAATGAGGAGCAGACTCAGTTCCTGCGGGAGCTTGTTCCACCAGTTTCAAAATTCTTCAAT GAGGTAAATGACCCCATGAAGAATGATGCTCTGGAGAAGGTTGAGGACCACACCATGGAGGGACTAAAGGAGTTGGGAGCCTTTGGGCTGCAGGTGCCTATTGAGCTCGGCGGTCTGGGCCTCACCAACACTCAG TATGCCAGGCTTGTGGAGGTTGTAGGAATGCACGATCTTGGTGTTGGAATCACGCTGGGTGCCCATCAGTCTATCGGCTTTAAGGGCATATTGCTCTTCGGTAATCCTCAACAGAAGGAGAAATACCTGCCAAAACTGGCCTCGG GTGAGACAATCGCAGCATTCTGTCTGACAGAACCAGCCAGTGGTTCTGATGCCGCCTCCATCAAAACCACAGCCGTGCTCTCTGAGTGTGGTACATATTACACCCTCAATGGCAGCAAAATCTGGATCAG TAATGGTGGGATTTCTGAGATCTTCACTGTGTTTGCAAAGACCCCGGTGAAGGATGAGAAGACTGGAGAGATGAAGGACAAGATCACAGCCTTCATCGTGGAGAGAAGCTTTGGAGGAGTAACACA TGGACCTCCAGAGAAGAAGATGGGCATTAAGGCATCCAACACGGCCGAGGTGTATTATGAGAATGTCCGCGTGCCAGTCGAGAATGTACTTGGAGAGGTCGGAGGTGGTTTTAAGGTGGCCATGAACATCCTTAACAATGGACGTTTCGGCATGGCCGCCGCTCTCTCTGGAACCATGAGGGGAGCTATTGCTAAAGCG GTTGATCACGCTGCTAACAGAACTCAGTTTGGAAATAAGATCCACACGTATGGTGCTATCCAAGAGAAGATAGCTCGCATGGCCATCCTCCACTACGTCACTGAG tcaaTGGCATACATGGTCAGTGGAAACATGGACAGTGGCGCTACAGAGTTCCAGATCGAGGCCGCCATCAGCAAGATTTTTGCCTCT GAGGCAGCATGGAACGTTACAGATGAATGCATCCAAGTAATGGGAGGAATGGGCTTTATGAAG GATGCTGGTGTCGAGAGGATAATGAGGGATCTGAGAATCTTCAGGATCTTCGAAGGGACCAATGATATTCTGCGATTGTTTGTTGCTCTCAATGGCTTCCAG AATGCAGGAAACCATCTGAAGAATCTGCAGAAAGCTTTGAAGAACCCGCTCGGCAATGTTGGACTGCTCACAGGGGAGATCACCAAAAGAGCCAAGAG gAGAGCGGGTCTTGGGACTGGGCTGAGTCTGTCTGGATCGGTTCACCCAGAGTTGGCTCATAGTGGAGATCTG GCGGTCAAAGCTTTAGAGCACTTTGGTGGTACTGTGGAGGAGCTTCTACTAAAACACGGCAAAAAGATAATCG ATGAACAGTTTGTATTGAAAAGAGTTGCAGACAGTGCCATCGACCTGTACACCATGGTCGTAGTTCTGTCCAG GGCGTCCCGTTCACTCAGTCAAGGCCTCCCGTCTGCCCAGCTTGAGAAGATAATGTGTGAAACCTGGTGTGTGGAG GCACATGACAGAATCATGCAGAACGTCAAGGATCTTAAGTCTAGCTCCAGCAGAAAGCTCTTCAATAACTTGAGAGATGTCTCCACTTCCTTGGTGGAAAACGGAGGAGTTGTGTCTCCTCATCCTCTTGGTTTCTAA
- the LOC130419067 gene encoding integrin alpha-X-like isoform X2, with protein MIKFIKSLIAMFVDTRAQVAVAKFSTKVSAVFHFENFAVNRDTDQLMKDVTQEQGHTYTPSAIRFVLEEMFSVNVGMRRNSQKLLLVITDGKSNDPREKFKNVIPLADELGITRFAIGIGKEYLLSELEMIASSPQFVFETESFSALVSILSQLKEKIFSIEGTDTGNFSSFQMELSQGGFSVALSEGSRVFGAVGAYSWSGGIVQDLSHKLLNSSFINATNMEEDIKNSYLGYSVAVATVDGNVVYFAGAPRHRHTGIVLGFTQNHQNHTWTVSHRIYGSQLGSYFGAELCVLSASGLLAVGAPLYHTQGVGGEVRICPLHTGTLNCSGFLRGVRGNEFGRFGTSLAAIQDMNGDGFMELAVGAPQELQGKGAIYIFLGRPGGIRTEYSQRVSGAEVGSGLQYFGVSLHSAGDLSADALIDVVVGSKGDVTVLRTQPVMCLHINITVDLPIIPQHFFHCSAPLGLNKPVATVTLCVSIEEIVKGNIQGPFSAAVSLALELDPPARAPRLLFGNRSASYLWTPSSNLSSLFPVCTTQPIIIPECISNYQEVPLSGRLRVTGEIIPETGGLRPVLSPDCNTSFTEMVILEKVCGEDHVCVSDLNVSLSFLSDTVVSSAGYPVKLSVVVYNNGEDSTDTELFLYHPTILSFAWVKASSGKVWCESNQTEPSNITHTTCQLGATVFRQRVKTTLMMAFTVARPSAVNERLIVNALVTSKNENNNTVQDNRAATFAVLKLPVNVVVKNGGSTRFVKYPDSTLLEHIYMVENTGKISAPVNISFVFPVKMTFPEINGTGTTCEKQVLLKHGERFNLTQHCSVSTCYLIGCTIKLLTSDQPITFKFTATISSGKQVSIKSWGFVFFDSERYIQYPPDDSHHLSIVTELEVPSQSLTVLIASLSVFFGLIIMAVIFVMLYKRGFFNSTSIADQNNPVAPSTGEAVNSDQTSADAPVESAQSNGQPEHITEEWSKL; from the exons ATGATCAAGTTCATCAAGAGCTTGATCGCCATGTTTGTGGACACGCGAGCTCAG GTGGCAGTGGCGAAATTCTCTACCAAAGTGTCGGCTGTCTTTCACTTTGAAAACTTTGCAGTAAATCGAGATACAGACCAGCTTATGAAGGACGTGACCCAGGAACAGGGCCATACATACACACCTTCCGCAATACGTTTTGTACT AGAAGAGATGTTTTCTGTGAATGTGGGAATGCGGAGGAACTCTCAGAAGTTATTGCTGGTGATCACCGATGGAAAGTCAAACGATCCCAGAGAGAAATTCAAGAATGTCATTCCGTTAGCCGATGAACTAGGCATCACAAGATTTGCCATTGGG ATTGGTAAGGAGTATTTGCTGTCCGAGCTGGAGATGATCGCTTCATCTCCTCAGTTTGTGTTTGAAACAGAGAGTTTCAGTGCTCTCGTCTCAATTCTTAGCCAGCTGAAGGAAAAGATTTTCTCTATCGAAG GAACCGACACGGGGAACTTCAGCTCTTTTCAGATGGAACTGTCACAGGGTGGCTTTAGTGTGGCTCTCTCTGAG GGTTCAAGAGTATTTGGAGCAGTTGGGGCATACTCCTGGTCTGGGGGAATAGTGCAGGATCTCTCTCACAAACTGCTCAATTCTTCTTTCATTAATGCTACAAACATGGAGGAGGATATTAAAAACTCTTATCTTG GTTACTCTGTTGCTGTGGCAACAGTGGATGGCAATGTTGTGTACTTTGCGGGAGCACCAAGACATAGACACACTGGGATAGTGCTGGGGTTTACACAGAACCATCAGAATCACACCTGGACCGTCTCTCACAGGATATACGGATCACAG CTGGGTTCATATTTTGGAGCAGAGTTGTGTGTATTGAGTGCTTCAGGATTGTTAGCAGTCGGGGCTCCTTTATATCATACACAAGGAGTTGGAGGAGAGGTCCGCATATGCCCACTACATACTGGG ACACTCAACTGCTCAGGGTTTCTTCGTGGGGTCAGGGGGAATGAGTTTGGGAGGTTTGGTACGTCTCTGGCTGCTATACAGGACATGAATGGAGACGGCTTTATGGAGTTAGCGGTGGGAGCGCCTCAGGAACTACAGGGCAAGGGGGCGATTTACATTTTCTTGGGACGACCTGGAGGGATCAGAACAGAGTACAGTCAG AGAGTGAGTGGAGCAGAAGTGGGCAGTGGGCTGCAGTATTTTGGAGTCTCTCTTCACTCTGCTGGTGATCTTTCTGCAGACGCCCTCATTGATGTGGTGGTGGGATCTAAAGGGGATGTTACAGTGCTCAG GACTCAACCGGTAATGTGTCTTCACATAAACATCACTGTGGACTTGCCAATCATTCctcaacatttttttcattgctCCGCTCCCCTTGGCCTCAACAAACCTGTTGCCACAGTCACCCTATGTGTTTCTATCGAGGAGATTGTTAAGGGTAATATACAAG GTCCTTTCAGTGCTGCGGTGTCATTAGCTCTGGAGCTGGACCCTCCAGCCAGGGCTCCTCGACTGTTGTTTGGAAACAGGTCAGCCTCTTATCTCTGGACTCCCAGCAGCAACCTCAGCAGCCTGTTTCCTGTCTGCACTACTCAGCCCATTATTATCCCG gaGTGTATTTCAAACTATCAAGAGGTTCCTCTCTCTGGGAGACTTAGAGTTACAGGAGAGATAATTCCTGAAACAGGCGGTCTAAGGCCAGTGCTGAGCCCTGACTGCAATACTTCATTCACTGAGATG gtaATTCTGGAGAAGGTGTGTGGAGAAGATCATGTGTGTGTCTCGGATTTAAACGTTTCTCTCTCATTTCTGAG TGATACCGTAGTAAGTTCAGCAGGCTACCCTGTGAAACTCTCTGTGGTTGTGTACAATAACGGAGAAGATTCCACAGACACAGAACTATTTCTTTATCATCCCACAATTCTGTCCTTCGCCTGGGTCAAAGCG TCGAGTGGAAAGGTATGGTGTGAGTCCAATCAAACAGAGCCCtccaacatcacacacacaacatgtcaGCTCGGCGCAACAGTTTTTCGTCAAAGAGTAAAG ACCACACTGATGATGGCGTTCACAGTGGCTAGACCCTCGGCTGTAAACGAGCGCTTGATTGTTAATGCTTTAGTCACAAG TAAAAATGAGAACAATAACACAGTCCAAGACAATCGTGCGGCTACTTTCGCTGTTCTCAAACTTCCTGTTAATGTTGTGGTGAAAAA TGGAGGTTCAACTCGGTTTGTTAAATATCCTGATAGCACACTGCTTGAACACATATATATG gTGGAGAACACTGGAAAAATTTCTGCTCCTGTGAATATTTCCTTTGTGTTTCCGGTGAAGATGACTTTTCCTGAAATA AATGGAACCGGTACAACATGCGAAAAACAAGTTCTTCTCAAACATGGGGAAAGATTTAATTTGACACAG CATTGCAGCGTTTCTACCTGTTATCTAATTGGTTGCACCATCAAGCTGTTGACGAGTGATCAACCAATCACCTTTAAGTTTACAGCAACTATCAGTTCAGGCAAACAG GTTAGCATCAAGAGTTGGGGATTTGTCTTCTTTGACAGCGAGCGCTACATTCAGTATCCCCCCGATGATTCTCACCATCTGTCT ATTGTAACAGAGTTGGAGGTCCCGTCTCAGTCTCTCACAGTACTCATTGCTTCCCTGTCTGTATTCTTTGGACTCATCATCATGGCCGTCATTTTCGTGATGTTGTACAAA aggGGCTTTTTTAATTCCACTTCAATTGCTGACCAAAACAACCCAGTGGCACCATCTACTGGTGAGGCAGTCAATAGTGACCAAACTTCAGCGGATGCCCCTGTTGAGAGTGCTCAATCTAATGGACAACCTGAACATATCACTGAAGAGTGGTCAAAACTGTAG
- the LOC130419067 gene encoding integrin alpha-X-like isoform X1 produces the protein MNMSFDPSKSSLLSELKACWIYVFFGSLLLSRQCLGFSLETLHPKVFRAPQGDSHFGHRVCHFDPTQGDSVLVTAPYLNNRSGGIYSCSYSTNQCSQLHVKVDKGIALGLSLACDDHQATVCGPHYKHKCEGFNYLNGLCVEIIPRHTNTIIKPAFQECHTIPPLDAVILFDDSGSITPENFQTMIKFIKSLIAMFVDTRAQVAVAKFSTKVSAVFHFENFAVNRDTDQLMKDVTQEQGHTYTPSAIRFVLEEMFSVNVGMRRNSQKLLLVITDGKSNDPREKFKNVIPLADELGITRFAIGIGKEYLLSELEMIASSPQFVFETESFSALVSILSQLKEKIFSIEGTDTGNFSSFQMELSQGGFSVALSEGSRVFGAVGAYSWSGGIVQDLSHKLLNSSFINATNMEEDIKNSYLGYSVAVATVDGNVVYFAGAPRHRHTGIVLGFTQNHQNHTWTVSHRIYGSQLGSYFGAELCVLSASGLLAVGAPLYHTQGVGGEVRICPLHTGTLNCSGFLRGVRGNEFGRFGTSLAAIQDMNGDGFMELAVGAPQELQGKGAIYIFLGRPGGIRTEYSQRVSGAEVGSGLQYFGVSLHSAGDLSADALIDVVVGSKGDVTVLRTQPVMCLHINITVDLPIIPQHFFHCSAPLGLNKPVATVTLCVSIEEIVKGNIQGPFSAAVSLALELDPPARAPRLLFGNRSASYLWTPSSNLSSLFPVCTTQPIIIPECISNYQEVPLSGRLRVTGEIIPETGGLRPVLSPDCNTSFTEMVILEKVCGEDHVCVSDLNVSLSFLSDTVVSSAGYPVKLSVVVYNNGEDSTDTELFLYHPTILSFAWVKASSGKVWCESNQTEPSNITHTTCQLGATVFRQRVKTTLMMAFTVARPSAVNERLIVNALVTSKNENNNTVQDNRAATFAVLKLPVNVVVKNGGSTRFVKYPDSTLLEHIYMVENTGKISAPVNISFVFPVKMTFPEINGTGTTCEKQVLLKHGERFNLTQHCSVSTCYLIGCTIKLLTSDQPITFKFTATISSGKQVSIKSWGFVFFDSERYIQYPPDDSHHLSIVTELEVPSQSLTVLIASLSVFFGLIIMAVIFVMLYKRGFFNSTSIADQNNPVAPSTGEAVNSDQTSADAPVESAQSNGQPEHITEEWSKL, from the exons ATGAATATGAGTTTCGATCCTTCCAAATCATCTCTGCTGTCCGAATTAAAAGCGTGCtggatttatgtattttttggatCCCTCCTAT TGTCTCGTCAGTGTTTGGGGTTCAGCTTAGAGACGCTGCATCCTAAAGTTTTCAGAGCACCCCAGGGAGACTCACACTTTGGTCATCGGGTTTGTCATTTTGATCCAACACAAGGAGACAG TGTTTTGGTAACGGCTCCTTACCTTAACAATCGGTCTGGTGGTATTTACAGTTGTTCTTACAGCACAAATCAATGTTCACAACTGCATGTGAAAG TTGATAAAGGCATTGCGTTGGGTTTGTCTCTTGCCTGTGATGATCATCAAGCAACT GTGTGTGGTCCTCATTACAAGCATAAATGTGAGGGGTTTAACTATCTCAATGGTCTGTGTGTGGAGATCATCCCTCGCCATACTAACACAATAATAAAGCCGGCTTTCCAGG AATGTCATACTATTCCCCCGCTGGATGCAGTTATCCTGTTTGATGACTCGGGTAGTATCACACCTGAAAATTTCCAAACCATGATCAAGTTCATCAAGAGCTTGATCGCCATGTTTGTGGACACGCGAGCTCAG GTGGCAGTGGCGAAATTCTCTACCAAAGTGTCGGCTGTCTTTCACTTTGAAAACTTTGCAGTAAATCGAGATACAGACCAGCTTATGAAGGACGTGACCCAGGAACAGGGCCATACATACACACCTTCCGCAATACGTTTTGTACT AGAAGAGATGTTTTCTGTGAATGTGGGAATGCGGAGGAACTCTCAGAAGTTATTGCTGGTGATCACCGATGGAAAGTCAAACGATCCCAGAGAGAAATTCAAGAATGTCATTCCGTTAGCCGATGAACTAGGCATCACAAGATTTGCCATTGGG ATTGGTAAGGAGTATTTGCTGTCCGAGCTGGAGATGATCGCTTCATCTCCTCAGTTTGTGTTTGAAACAGAGAGTTTCAGTGCTCTCGTCTCAATTCTTAGCCAGCTGAAGGAAAAGATTTTCTCTATCGAAG GAACCGACACGGGGAACTTCAGCTCTTTTCAGATGGAACTGTCACAGGGTGGCTTTAGTGTGGCTCTCTCTGAG GGTTCAAGAGTATTTGGAGCAGTTGGGGCATACTCCTGGTCTGGGGGAATAGTGCAGGATCTCTCTCACAAACTGCTCAATTCTTCTTTCATTAATGCTACAAACATGGAGGAGGATATTAAAAACTCTTATCTTG GTTACTCTGTTGCTGTGGCAACAGTGGATGGCAATGTTGTGTACTTTGCGGGAGCACCAAGACATAGACACACTGGGATAGTGCTGGGGTTTACACAGAACCATCAGAATCACACCTGGACCGTCTCTCACAGGATATACGGATCACAG CTGGGTTCATATTTTGGAGCAGAGTTGTGTGTATTGAGTGCTTCAGGATTGTTAGCAGTCGGGGCTCCTTTATATCATACACAAGGAGTTGGAGGAGAGGTCCGCATATGCCCACTACATACTGGG ACACTCAACTGCTCAGGGTTTCTTCGTGGGGTCAGGGGGAATGAGTTTGGGAGGTTTGGTACGTCTCTGGCTGCTATACAGGACATGAATGGAGACGGCTTTATGGAGTTAGCGGTGGGAGCGCCTCAGGAACTACAGGGCAAGGGGGCGATTTACATTTTCTTGGGACGACCTGGAGGGATCAGAACAGAGTACAGTCAG AGAGTGAGTGGAGCAGAAGTGGGCAGTGGGCTGCAGTATTTTGGAGTCTCTCTTCACTCTGCTGGTGATCTTTCTGCAGACGCCCTCATTGATGTGGTGGTGGGATCTAAAGGGGATGTTACAGTGCTCAG GACTCAACCGGTAATGTGTCTTCACATAAACATCACTGTGGACTTGCCAATCATTCctcaacatttttttcattgctCCGCTCCCCTTGGCCTCAACAAACCTGTTGCCACAGTCACCCTATGTGTTTCTATCGAGGAGATTGTTAAGGGTAATATACAAG GTCCTTTCAGTGCTGCGGTGTCATTAGCTCTGGAGCTGGACCCTCCAGCCAGGGCTCCTCGACTGTTGTTTGGAAACAGGTCAGCCTCTTATCTCTGGACTCCCAGCAGCAACCTCAGCAGCCTGTTTCCTGTCTGCACTACTCAGCCCATTATTATCCCG gaGTGTATTTCAAACTATCAAGAGGTTCCTCTCTCTGGGAGACTTAGAGTTACAGGAGAGATAATTCCTGAAACAGGCGGTCTAAGGCCAGTGCTGAGCCCTGACTGCAATACTTCATTCACTGAGATG gtaATTCTGGAGAAGGTGTGTGGAGAAGATCATGTGTGTGTCTCGGATTTAAACGTTTCTCTCTCATTTCTGAG TGATACCGTAGTAAGTTCAGCAGGCTACCCTGTGAAACTCTCTGTGGTTGTGTACAATAACGGAGAAGATTCCACAGACACAGAACTATTTCTTTATCATCCCACAATTCTGTCCTTCGCCTGGGTCAAAGCG TCGAGTGGAAAGGTATGGTGTGAGTCCAATCAAACAGAGCCCtccaacatcacacacacaacatgtcaGCTCGGCGCAACAGTTTTTCGTCAAAGAGTAAAG ACCACACTGATGATGGCGTTCACAGTGGCTAGACCCTCGGCTGTAAACGAGCGCTTGATTGTTAATGCTTTAGTCACAAG TAAAAATGAGAACAATAACACAGTCCAAGACAATCGTGCGGCTACTTTCGCTGTTCTCAAACTTCCTGTTAATGTTGTGGTGAAAAA TGGAGGTTCAACTCGGTTTGTTAAATATCCTGATAGCACACTGCTTGAACACATATATATG gTGGAGAACACTGGAAAAATTTCTGCTCCTGTGAATATTTCCTTTGTGTTTCCGGTGAAGATGACTTTTCCTGAAATA AATGGAACCGGTACAACATGCGAAAAACAAGTTCTTCTCAAACATGGGGAAAGATTTAATTTGACACAG CATTGCAGCGTTTCTACCTGTTATCTAATTGGTTGCACCATCAAGCTGTTGACGAGTGATCAACCAATCACCTTTAAGTTTACAGCAACTATCAGTTCAGGCAAACAG GTTAGCATCAAGAGTTGGGGATTTGTCTTCTTTGACAGCGAGCGCTACATTCAGTATCCCCCCGATGATTCTCACCATCTGTCT ATTGTAACAGAGTTGGAGGTCCCGTCTCAGTCTCTCACAGTACTCATTGCTTCCCTGTCTGTATTCTTTGGACTCATCATCATGGCCGTCATTTTCGTGATGTTGTACAAA aggGGCTTTTTTAATTCCACTTCAATTGCTGACCAAAACAACCCAGTGGCACCATCTACTGGTGAGGCAGTCAATAGTGACCAAACTTCAGCGGATGCCCCTGTTGAGAGTGCTCAATCTAATGGACAACCTGAACATATCACTGAAGAGTGGTCAAAACTGTAG